The following are from one region of the Heterodontus francisci isolate sHetFra1 chromosome 34, sHetFra1.hap1, whole genome shotgun sequence genome:
- the LOC137348434 gene encoding probable G-protein coupled receptor 139, translating to MHGSPKGLLFSIYYPTLAAIGVPANLAVIVIMSRGRCGLSRCITYYLVTMAVTDLLLIITAVILNRIAGIYFPISFLSITPICSLRSVLIYAAIDSSAWLTVAFTFDRFVAICCQKLKIKYCTEKTVVWVVGIVSILSGLKNTFWYFALEPLYMINNIPWFCSLKLIFYTSPAWATFDWIHRISTPCLPCILILLLNALTISYILAANRVRRRLRTHSNGEAQSDPEMEKRRRSIVLLFCISGSFILLYLLYFITILYVRIANLTYFSGSNFSESTFILEEYGYMLQLLSCCINPFIYAGTQIKFREELKNGVKYPLTLIVKLVKS from the coding sequence ctaacctggcagtgattgtgatcatgtcccgaggaagatgcggtctctccagatgtatcacttactacctggtgaccatggcagtgaCTGATCTCCTGCTCATTATCACTgctgtgatattaaaccggattgctggtatttattttCCAATCAGTTTCCTGTCCATCACACCGATATGTAGTCTCCGTTCTGTCCTAATCTATGCAGCCATAGACAGTTCTGCCTGGTTAACGgtggctttcacctttgatcgatttgtggccatttgttgccagaagctgaaaataaaatattgcactgagaagacAGTGGTGTGGGTTGTAGGAATAGTGTCTATACTCAGCGGTCTAAAAAATACCTTCTGGTATTTTGCACTTGAACCTTTGTACATGATTAACAATATACCTTGGTTCTGCAGcttaaaattaatattttatacGTCACCTGCATGGGCCACATTTGATTGGATTCATCGCATTTCAACTCCTTGTCTCCCATGCAttttgattttactgctcaatgctctgaccatcAGCTACATTCTAGCGGCCAATAGAGTCCGTAGGAGACTCCGGACCCACAGTAATGGAGAGgctcagagtgacccagagatggagaaaagGAGAAGGTCGATCGTTTTACTCTTCTGtatctcgggcagtttcatcctgttgTATTTGTTATATTTTATAACTATCCTCTATGTCCGAATTGCGAATCTTACTTATTTTTCAGGTTCCAATTTCAGTgaatcaacatttattctggaggAATATGGAtatatgcttcagcttttgagttgctgcatcaatccatttatttatgcagggacccagattaaattcagagaggagttaaagaatgggGTAAAATATCCACTGacactaattgttaaattagtcaaATCATGA